The nucleotide window GGCTGGCAAATCGCGGGCAAGCGAATGGGGGCATTTTGCTTTGTAACGTTATTTTTCCTTGGCTTAATAGGCGTTTGGTCTGAAGCCATGACGACGTTGTCCTTGGTGCTAACTGCATTATTCTTCTGCGCTATCACTGGCATTCCAATTGGCATTTTGTGTGCACGCAGTGATCGTTTAGAAAAGGTCGTGCGGCCCGTTCTTGATGCGATGCAAACATTACCCGCTTTTGTTTACTTGGTTCCTGTTGTTATGTTGTTTGGGATCGGTAACGTACCTGGAGTATTAGTCACGATTGTTTTTGCATTGCCGCCTCTTGTACGCCTGACTAACCTTGGCATTCGTCAGGTTCCAGAAGATAAAATTGAAGCTGCACGTGCCTTTGGTTGTACGCCGCGTCAGATGCTGTTTAAGGTACAGTTACCGTTATCAACACCAACCATCATGGCCGGTGTGAACCAAACATTAATGTTGTCACTCTCTATGGTGGTGATTGCTTCGATGATTTCGGTTGGTGGTTTAGGGCAAATGGTTTTACGTGGAATCGGACGTCTTGATATGGCGCTTGCAACCACTGGTGGTTTAGGGCTTGTATTACTTGCGATTTATCTTGACCGTCTAACACAAGCCATGGGCGAGCGCTCAAACATTACAAATACGGGTCATTGGTATGAAACAGGGCCGGTGGGTTTATTGGTTCGTGCTTACCGCTCTGTATTTTCAAATCAGCCGGTTAAGTCTGTGCAATAAACATTTTCTAATCAGATGAATACATGCAGAAGCAGGGCCAAACGGTTCTGCTTTTTTCTGTCATTAGCTTGGGTAGATTGGTTGGAATACACTCAAAATTGTCAGTTTAACGCAACCTTAATCATTCCGTTGTTGTTCAGTCACTCAAGTGATCCAAACAGCACTAAATCGTACCTCCTTCAAAATTGGTTTCTTAACCTTGGTGATTCTATCTTGATGTAAAGACGAGTGAATTGTTAGTGTTTTTAACACTCAAACATCAAAAGCAAAACTTTAAAAACCTGGCTTGATGTATAAACGGTTCGAAAAGGAGAGAAATGAACATGAAACGCTTCGAAGGAAAAGTCGTATTGGTCACCGGTGGCCGGACAGGTATTGGCCGCGCGATTGCGATGAGGTTGTCTGACGAAGGCGCCATTGTAATCACGGCTCAAAGACGTAAAGATGAAGGCTTTGAAAGTATCGCTGCAGATTTCTCCGATCCTAACTGCCCGCAAAAGCTTGTTGAGGAAGTGGTGAGCCGCCATGGAAAATTAGACGTGTTGATCAATAATGCAGGCATGATGCAAGAAGCTAGCATCGAAGAGACGACGCTAGAAGACTGGCAGCGCAATATTACTGTTAATTTGACTGCGCCGTTTCTATTAATCCAGGCGGCGTTGCCGTATTTAAGACAAACAAAAGGCAATATTGTTAACACCGGCTCGATAGAAGGTTTAGCCGCGAATCCAAATCATACTGCGTATTGTACAACGAAAGCGGGGATTCACGGATTGACACGAGCAGTCGCTGTAGACGCCGGTAGTGATGGTGTTCGCTGCAATGCAATCGCGCCAGGGTGGATTAATACTGAACTAAACCAAGACATGATTAATAACTCCGCTGATGCCGAGTTATTTGCAGAAACGATCGGTCGCATTCATCCGCTTGGTCGCGCGGGAGAGACCGAAGAAGTCGCATCAATGGTCGCAATGCTCGCCTCTTCCGACGCTAGCTTTATCACAGGACAAATCTTCACCGTTGATGGTGGTCGGATGGCAAAGCTCAGCCTTCCATAACTGCAAGTTGGAATTAGAGAAAGTAGGGTTTACTAGCTGTTCAAAGTGCTTGTGATACTAACCTCTAAAACCCTTCTACGTAACGTAAATCGCTATTGGCCCATTGATTGCTTTAAGTGCAGAAATGGCCATATTGTCCCAATAGCATGCTTATCTGTCCCTATGGACAGTTTTAGCATTCTGGGAGATTCTTATAATGCTCCTATCAAAACAAAACACATAATGATTAACCTGGAGCAAAGTCATGAAAATCACTCAAATTCGCAATGCGACACAAATTATCGATTACGCAGGCAAAACGTTTCTAATCGACCCAATGTTGGCACCAAAGGGTATGTACCCTGGATTTGAAGGGACGGCAAATTCACATTTACGTAACCCAACAGTAGAGTTACCACTTTCTCTAGATGACATCATCAATGTAGACGCAGTTCTGTTGACTCATACTCACCCTGACCATTGGGATGAGACTGCTGTAAATGCAATCCCTAAAGATAAGCTATTGTTTGTACAGCATGAAGGGGATGAGGCGATTGTTCGTGGACAAGGCTTTACCAATGTACAAATTTTCTCAGAAGAGACAGATTTTCACGGTATTTCATTTACTCGTACCGTATGTCAGCACGGTCCTGAAGCGGCTTTTCAGCATGAGCAAATGGCAGAAATTTTGGGTGAAGTAACCGGCGTTATCTTCTCCCATAATGATGAAGAAAAACTGTATGTTGTTGGCGATACGATTTGGATCCCAAGCGTTGAAGAAACAATGAAAAAAGAGCGACCAGGAGTTGTCGTTCTTAATACAGGTTGGGCACATGTACTTGGCTTTGGTCCGATCATCATGGGCAAAGAAGACGTGTTGAAAACGCACCAAGTTCTGCCAGAAGCTAAAATTGTTGCGACACATATGGGTGCAGTGAACCATGTTTTGGTTACTACGCAAGAAATGCGTGATTACGCTCAAGCAAACATGATTAGTGATTTCGTCTTCGTCCCAGAAGATGGCGAGACCGTATCGTTATAAGCTTTATATTAGGGGGTAAGCATGAGCGCAGAAAAAAACATTGAACTGGTCAAATCTTTTTACCAGTCTATTGAGGATAATGATTATGACGCTGTGGCATCTATGTGTCATGAGCAGTTTACTTTTTATTCTCAAGTAGATACACCTTTAAATATTGATGGGTTCCTTGCTCAAGAGAAGGGAAATATGGATGGTTACCCAGGTTTTACTTTTCGCATACATGACATTTTTGCGCATGATGACAAGGTAGCCTGCTACATGATATTTGAAGGCGTTCATTCAGCGCCAATGCATGATATTCAGCCAACTCATAAGAAGGTGCGTTTCTCTTTAATGATGTTATTGACCATTAAAGACGATAAAATCATTGAAAAACGAGCGCACTTTAATGAGTCAGAGATAATGAAACAATTAGAAGTCTAGCGCTTGAGTATATAATTACAGAGTCGTGCATTATCGCGACTCTGTTTCTTACTTTGGAAAGCTTTCATGCACTCATCAGAAAATCACTCGATTCCTTCCGTAGCGGTTATTGTTATTAACCAATTCAGTCCATTTCATATTTCTGTTCCAAGCATTGTTTTTGGGCGTGATACGCTGAATGAAACGTTTTTCGACCTCAAATTTGTCGCGGGGGAGGAAGGTCCGATTTGGTCAGATATCGGGATGGAAATTCACACGGATGAAGATCTGAGCGTATTGGAACATAGTGATATCATCGTTGTACCTTACTGGCGAAGTGTGGATGAGCGCCCTAATCAAAAACTGATTGATGCTTTATGTGATGCGCACGCACGAGGTGCACTCATTGTCGGACTGTGCCTAGGTGGTTACGTGTTGGCATATGCAGGGTTGTTGTCAGGGAGAAGAGCAGCAACGCATTGGGAGTTAGAGCAAGATTTCATCCAGCGCTTTCCTGAAGTTTCACTCGATCCCAACGCACTATATGTTGAAGACCGTGGTGTTATTACTTCTGCTGGCACAGCTGCGGGGATTGATTGCTGTTTGTATGTCTTTCGGAAGTATTACAGCAGTGCGATAGCGAATCGAGTGGCGAGAAGAATGGTGGTACCGCCATACCGAGATGGAGGCCAAGCACAGTTTATTGAGCAACCTATTCCCGTGAGCACTTCCGACGCTCGTATTAATGCTTTAATGGATGAGATTAGAAGGAACATTAGTCACAAGTATACGCTGGATGAACTAGCGGATTCTGTGATGATGACGCGTCGTACTTTTACTCGAAAGTTTCACAAGGCGACGGGGATGGCATTTGGTGAATGGCTGACGTCTGAGCGACTCAACTTAGCTCAAGACCTTCTTGAGTCTACAGACTTATCAATTGACCAAATTGTTGCGAAAACCGGTTTTAGTTCTGTTCTCATTTTCCGTGATAAATTTAAAGAACGCTATGCAGTCACACCTACTCGATGGCGTAAAACGTTCCATCAAACGGTTTAGACTCAGAAAATCACTCACGCATGTTTAGGTTAGAAATCCTTTTTTGATATTGAAAGATAAGCCGCTGTTTTTTCCACCGTATTCAAATTCGGATACAAATCTAACCATTCTTTGGACTGGAATATGCTGCGTTTTCCTTCGTCTCTTTTGAACCAATTTCGCAACAAGAAACTGATTTTTTTTGCGTCACTAATGAAACATTTGTCCATCTGATTATTCGTTAAATCGAACTGGATTATTTGTTTTCTGATGTCCTGATTGAACTTCTCAAATATGTCCATATTTCACCACTGCGAGCTATAGAGTAGGGCAAGCAAAGGGTAATCTATATCCTAGATAGGAACTTTATGATTTGTGACCAGGTTGTGCTCATTTATCAACTGGTTATTTAATGACCCAATATAGGTAGAAGTCATTTTCAAGTTAACATACTGATTTTTCTTTTATACGATGTTCTCAAGCTTTTTAAATAAAACTAAACATGTCTTGACATGGTAGGGGGCGGCGATTCGAGTTCGCCCAGACCCACCAAATTTAGTTCTTCGTGAACAAACACAAAGCCCGCATTCGTGCGGGCTTTGTCGTATCTAGGTTTAACCAAATCCAGCCCAATGTTTCCCATCTGAACTTTGTCTATTTATAGGCGTAATGTGCACTGAGCCATTCCTTATTGGGCACAGTTAGGAACAATTGCGCCTATCTGTGCCCACGAGCTTGTCGCTTTTATCAACTATCGTTCTTTCTGTGTGCAGTATGTTTTGACTGATACTAGCTCTTTGCTTTCAGAAGCATTCGGCTTCAATAAACTGCCGATAACGAACGTAAGCATGCCCGTAATCATCGTCGGAACGATGGGGTGAACACCACCCATATCGGGTTTGATCCAAACTAAGCTGATGTATACACCAAGCCCAATGACCATGGAGCTAAACGCGCCGGTTGCCGATGCTTTTGACCAGTACAAACCAAGTACCAGCGGCCATAAAAATACGGCCTGCAAACCTCCTAATGCGACAAGGTTCAGCCAGATGATCATATCTGGGGGATTCGTCGCAGCAACAAAGACCAGACTGGCGAAGATAGCCGTCGTCCACAGTGAAATGCGGTTCAGTTTACTGTCTGCACGCTTGTCTTCAACAATCTGAGGATTGATATAGTTTATATAAAGGTCTTTCAGCAGCGTCGATGATGCCTGAATTAGCTGTGAATCGATAGACGACATAATGGCCGCCATTGGCCCTGCGAGAAAAATTCCGGCAAACATTGGGGTCAGAACCGTCATCATCAGTGTTGGCATTATTTGATCCGGGCTGGCAATCTCTGGCACGATCGCTCTTCCTAAGGCCCCGGTCAGGTGAGTCCCAAACATCAGCAATGCAATCATAATTGTACTGATCACCATACCTTTATGCAGAGAAGGGCTGTCTTTGTATGACATGCATCGAACAGCAGCCTGAGGTAACCCGATCACGCCAAAACAGACCAGAACCCAAAAGCTCAGGATAAACGGCTGGCTCAGGAAATGATCCGGACCATATGGTGTCACCAGAGCAGGGTCAATGGAGTGAAGTTTGGTGACCAGGTTTTCCAGACTCCCACCAGCATGAATAACACCAGCCAGCAGAACGATGGTGCCGATGACCATCATCACCCCCTGAACGGTGTCTGTCAGAACAACAGCCCGGAAACCACCAATAGTCGTGTATATGCCGACTGTACAGGCGAATAACAGTAGCCCATTCTGATAGCTGATCCCAAGCACAGTTTGCAACAGGCGGGCACCCCCAACAAATTGCACTACCATTGTTCCGAAAAAGGCCAGAAGCAGAGCAAGTGAAGAGAAGATCACGACTTTTCGGCTCTTAAAGCGGGCATATAACATATCATTGATCGTCAAAGCGTTATGGCGTCTTGCTTCTATCGCAAATTTTTTCCCCAGAACGCCCAGAGTCAGCCAGGTCGCTGGCAGCTGGATCATTGCCAGTAACACCCAGCCCAAGCCCATTTTGTAAGCCGCCCCCGGTCCGCCGATAAAGCTACTGGCGCTCGCATAGGTAGCGGCAAGCGTCATCGCGAGGACAAATCCTCCCATACTGCGGCTTCCCACGAAGTATTCGGTAAGAAAGTTCCCCGGCTTGTGATAACGGCGAGTCAGGAATGCCAGAGAGAAAACCGCAAAAAGGTAAATGCATAAAGGAATAATAAGCTGGCTATTCATAATGTTCGTCGTCGTATTTATCGAGAGGGATATCCTTATAAAGGTATTTAACCATTAGCGCGCATAGCACGGTAAAAAGGATTGGGCCAAGTACACATGACAATACAAACCACAGTGGCATGCCCCAGTATAATTGAGGGAGTTGCAGTTCGTCTTTTGGCGCAGAGAAAACATAGGCACCACAGTACCACCAGGCAAAGTAGCCCAGAGCAAGAAGTATCGCCCAACATGCTTCGCGATTAGCCTGATGGATAAGATCAGAGTTTTTTTGCATAAATTCACTGTTTA belongs to Vibrio sp. STUT-A11 and includes:
- a CDS encoding SDR family oxidoreductase gives rise to the protein MKRFEGKVVLVTGGRTGIGRAIAMRLSDEGAIVITAQRRKDEGFESIAADFSDPNCPQKLVEEVVSRHGKLDVLINNAGMMQEASIEETTLEDWQRNITVNLTAPFLLIQAALPYLRQTKGNIVNTGSIEGLAANPNHTAYCTTKAGIHGLTRAVAVDAGSDGVRCNAIAPGWINTELNQDMINNSADAELFAETIGRIHPLGRAGETEEVASMVAMLASSDASFITGQIFTVDGGRMAKLSLP
- a CDS encoding MBL fold metallo-hydrolase, which gives rise to MKITQIRNATQIIDYAGKTFLIDPMLAPKGMYPGFEGTANSHLRNPTVELPLSLDDIINVDAVLLTHTHPDHWDETAVNAIPKDKLLFVQHEGDEAIVRGQGFTNVQIFSEETDFHGISFTRTVCQHGPEAAFQHEQMAEILGEVTGVIFSHNDEEKLYVVGDTIWIPSVEETMKKERPGVVVLNTGWAHVLGFGPIIMGKEDVLKTHQVLPEAKIVATHMGAVNHVLVTTQEMRDYAQANMISDFVFVPEDGETVSL
- a CDS encoding ester cyclase, which produces MSAEKNIELVKSFYQSIEDNDYDAVASMCHEQFTFYSQVDTPLNIDGFLAQEKGNMDGYPGFTFRIHDIFAHDDKVACYMIFEGVHSAPMHDIQPTHKKVRFSLMMLLTIKDDKIIEKRAHFNESEIMKQLEV
- a CDS encoding helix-turn-helix domain-containing protein is translated as MHSSENHSIPSVAVIVINQFSPFHISVPSIVFGRDTLNETFFDLKFVAGEEGPIWSDIGMEIHTDEDLSVLEHSDIIVVPYWRSVDERPNQKLIDALCDAHARGALIVGLCLGGYVLAYAGLLSGRRAATHWELEQDFIQRFPEVSLDPNALYVEDRGVITSAGTAAGIDCCLYVFRKYYSSAIANRVARRMVVPPYRDGGQAQFIEQPIPVSTSDARINALMDEIRRNISHKYTLDELADSVMMTRRTFTRKFHKATGMAFGEWLTSERLNLAQDLLESTDLSIDQIVAKTGFSSVLIFRDKFKERYAVTPTRWRKTFHQTV
- the panF gene encoding sodium/pantothenate symporter — protein: MNSQLIIPLCIYLFAVFSLAFLTRRYHKPGNFLTEYFVGSRSMGGFVLAMTLAATYASASSFIGGPGAAYKMGLGWVLLAMIQLPATWLTLGVLGKKFAIEARRHNALTINDMLYARFKSRKVVIFSSLALLLAFFGTMVVQFVGGARLLQTVLGISYQNGLLLFACTVGIYTTIGGFRAVVLTDTVQGVMMVIGTIVLLAGVIHAGGSLENLVTKLHSIDPALVTPYGPDHFLSQPFILSFWVLVCFGVIGLPQAAVRCMSYKDSPSLHKGMVISTIMIALLMFGTHLTGALGRAIVPEIASPDQIMPTLMMTVLTPMFAGIFLAGPMAAIMSSIDSQLIQASSTLLKDLYINYINPQIVEDKRADSKLNRISLWTTAIFASLVFVAATNPPDMIIWLNLVALGGLQAVFLWPLVLGLYWSKASATGAFSSMVIGLGVYISLVWIKPDMGGVHPIVPTMITGMLTFVIGSLLKPNASESKELVSVKTYCTQKER
- a CDS encoding YhdT family protein, which codes for MQKNSDLIHQANREACWAILLALGYFAWWYCGAYVFSAPKDELQLPQLYWGMPLWFVLSCVLGPILFTVLCALMVKYLYKDIPLDKYDDEHYE